A window from Dama dama isolate Ldn47 chromosome 11, ASM3311817v1, whole genome shotgun sequence encodes these proteins:
- the LOC133065583 gene encoding peptidyl-prolyl cis-trans isomerase FKBP1A-like, giving the protein MGVQVETISPGDGRTFPQRGQTCVVHYTGTLEDGKKFDSSRDRNKPFKCVLGKKQVIRGWDEGIAQMSVGQRAKLTVSPDYRYGARGHPGIIPPNDTLIFDVELLRVE; this is encoded by the coding sequence ATGGGAGTGCAGGTAGAGACCATCTCCCCTGGAGACGGGCGCACCTTCCCGCAGCGCGGCCAGACCTGCGTGGTGCACTACACGGGGACGCTGGAAGATGGAAAGAAATTTGACTCCTCTCGGGACAGAAACAAACCCTTTAAGTGCGTGCTGGGCAAGAAGCAGGTGATCCGAGGCTGGGACGAAGGGATTGCCCAAATGAGCGTGGGTCAGAGAGCCAAGCTGACTGTCTCCCCAGACTACAGGTATGGTGCGAGAGGGCACCCAGGCATCATCCCACCAAATGATACTCTCATCTTTGACGTGGAGCTTCTACGAGTGGAATGA